The following are from one region of the Natronosporangium hydrolyticum genome:
- a CDS encoding AAA family ATPase: MSSTPAQDATLLERALFEVKRVIVGQDQLIERLFVALLARGHCLLEGVPGVAKTLAAQTAATVVGGSFARVQFTPDLMPSDLVGTRIYRQGSEKFDVELGPVFVNFLLADEINRSPAKVQSALLEVMAERQVSIGGESHPVPDPFLVMATQNPIEQEGVYPLPEAQRDRFLLKVVVGYPTDLEEREIVYRMGVSPPEPEVIFAPEDLLALQRKADQVFIHNALVDYAVRVVMATRSPAEHGVPDVANLVQYGASPRASLGIVRATRALALLRGRDYALPGDVLDIAPDVLRHRLVLSYDALADDVPADHVVNRVLQTVPMPAVAPRQHATVVPPPPPAIGTGG; this comes from the coding sequence ATGAGTAGCACCCCGGCCCAGGATGCCACCCTGCTGGAGCGGGCGCTCTTCGAGGTGAAGCGGGTCATCGTCGGTCAAGACCAGTTGATCGAGCGGCTCTTCGTCGCGCTGTTGGCCCGTGGCCACTGCCTACTGGAGGGCGTGCCCGGGGTGGCGAAGACGCTGGCCGCGCAGACCGCGGCGACGGTGGTGGGCGGCAGCTTCGCCCGGGTGCAGTTCACCCCCGACCTGATGCCTTCCGACCTGGTCGGCACCCGGATCTATCGGCAGGGCAGCGAGAAGTTCGACGTCGAGCTAGGGCCGGTCTTCGTCAACTTCCTCCTCGCCGACGAGATCAACCGGTCGCCGGCGAAGGTGCAGTCGGCGTTGCTGGAGGTGATGGCCGAGCGGCAGGTCTCGATCGGCGGCGAGAGCCATCCGGTGCCGGACCCGTTCCTGGTGATGGCCACCCAGAACCCGATCGAACAGGAGGGCGTCTACCCGCTACCCGAGGCGCAGCGGGACCGGTTCCTGCTGAAGGTGGTGGTCGGCTACCCGACCGACCTGGAGGAGCGAGAGATCGTCTACCGGATGGGGGTGTCCCCGCCCGAACCGGAGGTGATCTTCGCCCCGGAGGACCTGCTCGCGCTGCAGCGCAAGGCGGACCAGGTGTTCATCCACAACGCGCTGGTCGACTACGCGGTCCGGGTGGTGATGGCCACCCGCAGCCCGGCCGAGCACGGCGTACCCGATGTGGCGAACCTGGTCCAGTACGGCGCCAGCCCGCGCGCCTCGCTCGGTATCGTCCGGGCCACCCGGGCGCTGGCGCTGCTGCGGGGCCGGGATTACGCGCTGCCCGGAGATGTCCTCGACATCGCCCCCGACGTGCTGCGGCACCGGCTGGTGCTCAGCTACGACGCGCTCGCCGACGACGTGCCGGCCGACCATGTCGTCAACCGGGTGTTGCAGACCGTGCCGATGCCGGCGGTCGCCCCCCGCCAGCACGCCACCGTGGTGCCGCCGCCCCCGCCCGCGATCGGGACCGGCGGGTGA
- a CDS encoding DUF58 domain-containing protein translates to MPPPVGGTAAPAVLARLQLLITRRLDGLLQGEYLGLLPGPGSEAGESRAYHPGDDVRRMDWPVTARTTVPHVRLTEADRELETWLAVDLSASLEFGTAQCLKRDLALAAAAAVTHLTVRGGNRVGAVVARGSGPPRRLPARPGRRSAQGLLRTIASPDTPPGEVDLAALIDSLHRPPRRRGLAVVISDFLAPAEQWRRPLRKLAARHDVLAIEVLDPRELSLPDVGVLELLDPESGATVEVQTADPRLRERYAAAAAAQRGEIEAALRRAGAAHLRLRTDSDWLADIVRFVAARRHARSSGAARGAGLDREVT, encoded by the coding sequence ATGCCGCCACCCGTCGGCGGTACCGCCGCCCCAGCCGTGCTGGCCCGGCTGCAACTGCTCATCACCCGCCGGCTCGACGGCCTGCTGCAGGGGGAGTACCTCGGCCTGCTGCCTGGCCCCGGCAGCGAAGCCGGCGAGTCCCGCGCGTACCACCCCGGCGACGACGTACGCCGGATGGACTGGCCGGTCACCGCCCGCACCACCGTGCCGCATGTTCGGCTTACCGAGGCCGACCGGGAGCTGGAGACCTGGCTGGCGGTGGACCTGTCGGCGAGCCTGGAGTTCGGCACCGCCCAGTGCCTCAAGCGGGACCTGGCGCTCGCCGCCGCCGCGGCCGTGACCCACCTGACCGTCCGCGGCGGCAATCGGGTCGGCGCGGTGGTGGCGCGCGGGTCCGGGCCGCCGCGCCGGCTGCCGGCCCGCCCTGGGCGCCGGTCGGCGCAGGGGTTGCTGCGGACCATCGCCTCCCCGGACACCCCGCCCGGGGAGGTCGACCTGGCGGCGCTGATCGACAGCCTGCACCGGCCCCCGCGGCGCCGCGGCCTCGCGGTGGTGATCTCAGACTTCCTCGCCCCGGCCGAGCAGTGGCGCCGTCCGCTGCGCAAGCTGGCGGCCCGGCACGACGTGCTGGCGATCGAGGTGCTCGACCCGCGGGAACTCTCGCTGCCCGACGTCGGGGTGCTGGAGCTGCTCGACCCGGAGAGCGGCGCCACGGTGGAGGTGCAGACCGCCGACCCGCGGCTGCGGGAGCGGTACGCCGCCGCGGCCGCCGCGCAACGCGGTGAGATCGAGGCGGCGCTGCGCCGGGCCGGCGCAGCCCACCTCCGGCTGCGTACCGACTCGGACTGGCTGGCCGATATCGTACGGTTCGTCGCCGCCCGGCGGCACGCCCGCAGCAGCGGGGCCGCGCGAGGCGCTGGGCTCGACCGGGAGGTGACATGA